The following nucleotide sequence is from Prosthecodimorpha staleyi.
AGGATTTCGACGCCATCGACCGGCTCGGTGCCGCGCTCTACGGACGCTTCGGCCGCATCGACGGGTTGGTCGGCAATGCCGGCGTGCTCGGCGTGCTGACCCCGCTCGGCCATGTCGACGTGAAGGTCTGGGACGAGGTGATGGCCGTCAACGTGACCGCCAACTGGCGCCTGATCCGCTCGTTCGACCCGCTCCTGAAGCAGTCCGGCTCGGGCCGCGCGGTATTCGTCACCTCCGGGGCGGCGCGCAAGCGCAGCGCCTATTGGGGTCCCTATTCGATCTCCAAGGCCGCGCTTGAAGCCATGGTGGCGACCTATGCCCGGGAAGGCGCCGTCGCCGGCATCAAGGCCAACCTGATCAATCCCGGTCCGATCCGCACCGCCATGCGCGAGAAGGCGATGCCGGGCGAGGATGCCGCGACGCTACCGGCCGCCGAGGATCTCGCCCCGCATTTCGTGCCGCTGCTCGGCGCCAGCCAGGTCGAGACCGGGCGGGTCTGGGACTTCCCAAGCCGGTCCTGGCTGGCCGACTGAACACCGCGGCCTTTGTGACGCCACAGCGCATCTGACGCCACGGGCTCTTGCGGTGCTGCGGCCCTTGTCACCGGGACGGCCCGGCGCGCAGGACGAGACGGCCATTCTGCCGTCAAGCAGCCATGAAGCTGTTGGTCGGCCCCGCCAGCCGCAACGTCTGCGCCCTCTGCCGACCGCATTCGCGACCCTCGGCCAATCCAGTGCCGGCCGCGTGCGCTTCAGGCTGTCACTTCGAGCCGATCTGGCGGCCGAACAACGCTTCGGCGTCGATCCCGAACGGGTTGGTGGTCTCGGTGAAGAGCTTGTCCATGCGCTCGTCGAAGCGGCGCTTGGCCGCGTCGCCGTCGAACGGATTGGTTCCGGTCGCCTCGAAGGTGATCGTCGTGTCGGTGGTCACGACCTTGAAGTTGAGGTCCGGGTTGCCGGTGATCAGTTCGTCGGTCACGCCTTGCCGGATGCGGTCGAGGGAGCGGGTGACGGTCGCGAACTGATTCTCCGTCAGTTCCCGCTTGGCGCGCCCCAGATCGAAATTCATCTGTCCGAGCAGGGTGTGCATGTTGAGCGTATCGACGGCGATGCGCATGATCTGCTGCGGCGGCAGGGCATTGCCTTCGCCGTCGGTCATCTTGATGCCGTGCGCCTTCAGATAGGCATCCGGTGCGCCCGGCTTGCCGAGATCGACCGCGTTGAACTTCAGCGCCTGCTCGGTGGTGTAGGTCGGGACCTGCGACGACGAGCCGGATTGCTGCGAGACCGGCGGCGGCTTTGAGGTCCAGTCCGGCACGATCTGGTCGACCTGGCCGCTGTTGCTGTAGGCATTGTCGAGATTGTCGAGCAGCGCCAGGGGTTCGGTGGTGCCGAGCGCGAACAGCGCATAGACCTCCTGGTAGGGACCGTTCTTGTCCAGCATGGCCGTCTTCATCGACATGAGCTTGGTGATCATGTCGAGAACCGACTGCAACTGCTCTTCGTTCAGACCCTGCAGGAACTCGGGATCACGCAGCATCGCAATATTGGCATCGATCTGATCGAGCCGTTTGTTGAGGCTGGCAACCTGCTCCTTGCAGACCTGCTGCATCCGCTGGCCGGCGGCCGTGCGATCGAGCGTGCCGGCCTTGTGGTCCTTGAGCACGTCGGAGACATGGCCGAGGCTCTCCGAGAGGCCGATATGGGCCTGCCCCACCAGCGCAAGGGCTTCCGAGCCGAACTGGCGCGCGCTGTAGAGCGCATATTTCTCGGGGTTGTTCTTCTGCAGGTCGCTCTTGGCCTTGGCCCATTCGGGCGAATTCTGCGCCTTGGTGTAGGCCGTCGTCAGGGCGGTATCCTCGGCCATGGCCATGGCATATTTCAGCCCGTCACGGCCGAACTTGGCGACCGACAGCAGCGCGTCGCAGTCGTTGCGGTTGTTGATGCAGCGCGCGAAATCCTTCAGCTTTTCAGACGATCGTCCCTCCAGTCCGCCATTCTTCAGGAACCGCGTCGCCGCCTCGCGCATCTCGTCGACCGAAGCGAATCCGCCGGCGCGGACCTTGGACGAATCGGTCTTCGGCGGCGTCCGGGTCCCGTCGGTCCGTTCGGTACCCTGGGTCTGGACGTTGCCGCCCTGGCCGACCTGTCCGGAGTGTCCGATGCCCTGCTCCGATCCGGGGACATGCCCGCCCTGGTTCTGGCTGTCGACCTGCTCGCCCGATCCCTGTTGCACCTGACCTTCCGGTTGCCTCCGGCGCGAACCGAGCAGGTCAACCTGGCCGCCATCCTGGGTGACCGGACCGAGCCCGTCGGCCTTGTTGCCGAACTCGCCCATCTTGATCAGGTCGCGCACCACGCGGGCGGTCAGCGGCTTGCCCTTGAGGCCGCCGATGGTGTCGTCGATATGCGAGCCGAGGCCCGGATAGGCGCTCTTCAGGGTCTTGACGACCTCAGACTTGACGGCCGCCTGCTCCTTCTTGGGCTGCATCATCTCCGCGATGCGCCCAAAGAAGCCGGTGTTCGACCGGACCACGATGAGCTTGCCCTTGCCCTTCTCGTTGCCGAGACCGAGGGTGCCGTCCGTTCCGACAACGGCTTGCTTGAGCGCCTGAAGAGTGATCGCCATGGTAGACCTCTGATAGGAAACGTCGTCGCCGGCGGCTCAGACCCGGATCATGCCAAGGATTCCGAGATCGTCGTCGCGGCCGGGCGCCGGGACGGTCACGGCGCTGTCGGCACTCAGGAAAGCGGGTCGCGCCAGCAAGGCCTTGAGGCCCTCCAACTGGTCGATGAAATCCTTGATGAAATCCGACAGGTCGTCGACGGTCGCCCGCGCGATCGGGAAGCGTGCCGCCAGCGACAGGGTGCCGTTGCTGGGATCGAGCGCGATGGCGCCGACGCCGACCATGACGGAGACGAAGTTGAGCTCCATCAGCCGGCCGAGCACGACGGCCGGCATCTGCCGCGACAGTTGCGCCAGTTCGGCGGAGACGAAGAAGATCCGCTGGTTCGGGCGGTGCTCGATCTCGACCTCCATGCCGTCGAAGGCCAGGAGGCTCAGATTGTCGTCGAAGGCGAGTTCGGGCAGCCCGAGCCGCACGCCGAATTCGCTCAAGAGCCGGTCACCTGCCGTCCCCACCATGCCCAATCTCCCCGTCGCCGGTCGATCCCGGCGTGAACGGGATCGACCATAGCGGGTGCATGCGATGGTGATGTGATATTCGTGACTTGCCCGACGCCGGCGGCGTCAGGACTTGCCGGGATCGTAGGGATTGTCGCTGCCGCCGCGGATATGCAGGCGCAGCGGGATACCGGTCAGCTCGAAGGTTTCGCGCAGGTCGTTGGACAGATAGCGGACATAGCTGTCCGGCAACGCCTCGGGGCGCGAGCAAAAGATCGCGAAGGTCGGCGGGCGCGACTTGGCCTGCGTGGCGTAGCGGATCTTGATGCGTCGGCCGGACACCGCCGGCGGCGGATGCCGATCGAGCACGTTGCCGAGCCAGCGGTTGAGCTGGCTCGTGGAGACGCGGCGGCTCCAGACCTCCTCGATCGCGATGACGGCCGCCATCAGGTCCTCGAGCCCGTCGCCGGTCAGGCCCGAGACGCGCACCATCGGCACGCCGCGCACCTGCGGCAGCAGCCGCTCGCAGGTCTCGCGCAGATCGCGCCAGACCTTGTTGCGGTCCTCGATCAGGTCCCACTTGTCGATCGCGATGACGAGGGCGCGGCCCTCCTTCACGATCAGGTCGGCGATCTGCAGGTCCTGCTTCTCGAACGGGATGGTCGCATCCAGGCAAAGGACGACCACCTCGGCGAAGCGGATCGCCCGCAGGCTGTCGGCGACCGAGAGCTTCTCGAGCTTGTCCTGGATGCGCGCCTTGCGGCGCAATCCCGCGGTGTCGAACAGCTTGATCCGCCGGCCGCGCCATTCCCAGTCGACCGAGATGGAGTCGCGCGTGATTCCGGCCTCAGGGCCGGTCAGCATCCGATCCTCGCCGATCAGGGCATTGACCAGCGTCGACTTGCCAGCATTCGGCCGGCCGACCATGGCGATGCGCAGCGGCTTGGCCGGCCCCGGCGCGGCCCCCGCCTCGCCGTCGAGGACCGCCACGTCGGTCTCCGCTTCGTCCGCCTCGTCTTCCGGCTCCGGGGCGTCGCAATAGGGCATCAGCGCGTCGTAGAGATCGGACAGGCCCTCGCCATGCTCGGCGGAGAGCGGCACCGGATCGCCGAAGCCCAACTCGTAGGCCTCGTAGGCCCCGGCCCCGCCGACGCGCCCCTCGGACTTGTTGGCGACCAGGATGACCGGGCGGCCGGACCGGCGCACCAGTTCGGCGAAATGGTGGTCGAGCGGCGTCAGG
It contains:
- a CDS encoding SDR family NAD(P)-dependent oxidoreductase is translated as MSDKPLNDRIVVVTGASRGIGRAVALEIARAGAHVVAVARTVGGLEELDDAILAVGGTATLVPLDLKDFDAIDRLGAALYGRFGRIDGLVGNAGVLGVLTPLGHVDVKVWDEVMAVNVTANWRLIRSFDPLLKQSGSGRAVFVTSGAARKRSAYWGPYSISKAALEAMVATYAREGAVAGIKANLINPGPIRTAMREKAMPGEDAATLPAAEDLAPHFVPLLGASQVETGRVWDFPSRSWLAD
- a CDS encoding type III secretion system chaperone, with product MVGTAGDRLLSEFGVRLGLPELAFDDNLSLLAFDGMEVEIEHRPNQRIFFVSAELAQLSRQMPAVVLGRLMELNFVSVMVGVGAIALDPSNGTLSLAARFPIARATVDDLSDFIKDFIDQLEGLKALLARPAFLSADSAVTVPAPGRDDDLGILGMIRV
- the der gene encoding ribosome biogenesis GTPase Der, yielding MRPTVAIVGRPNVGKSTLFNRLVGKRLALVDDTPGVTRDRRMGDARLGDLEFAIVDTAGLEEAEADSLSARMRAQTEEAIRSADVVLFLTDSRVGLTPLDHHFAELVRRSGRPVILVANKSEGRVGGAGAYEAYELGFGDPVPLSAEHGEGLSDLYDALMPYCDAPEPEDEADEAETDVAVLDGEAGAAPGPAKPLRIAMVGRPNAGKSTLVNALIGEDRMLTGPEAGITRDSISVDWEWRGRRIKLFDTAGLRRKARIQDKLEKLSVADSLRAIRFAEVVVLCLDATIPFEKQDLQIADLIVKEGRALVIAIDKWDLIEDRNKVWRDLRETCERLLPQVRGVPMVRVSGLTGDGLEDLMAAVIAIEEVWSRRVSTSQLNRWLGNVLDRHPPPAVSGRRIKIRYATQAKSRPPTFAIFCSRPEALPDSYVRYLSNDLRETFELTGIPLRLHIRGGSDNPYDPGKS